A DNA window from Vigna angularis cultivar LongXiaoDou No.4 chromosome 1, ASM1680809v1, whole genome shotgun sequence contains the following coding sequences:
- the LOC108341053 gene encoding phospholipase A1-IIgamma translates to MGSIGRKWRELSGRNNWKGLLDPLDIDLRRYIIHYGERAQATYDGFNSEKASKFAGNSRYSRKEFFGKVGLEKGNPFKYLVTKFLYATSKASDSEAFLLRSFSKDAWFMQSNWIGYVAVATEEGKEALGRRDIVVAWRGTIQAAEWVKDFHFHLDPAPAIFGDAASAQVHHGFYSLYTSTNPGSKFTNTSARTQVLDEVGRLVEEYKNEEVSISVTGHSLGAALATLNAVDIAAQGLNKPNDQPQKACPITAFAYASPRVGDSNFEDAFNGYKDLRALRIRNETDIVPVSLFLGFSDVGQELVIDTRKSKFLKEGVSAHNLEAYLHGVAGTQGRKGGFNLEVNRDIALLNKSIDALKDEYLVPVGWRVQENKGMVQQSDDTWKLMEENEDGFQSIHSSL, encoded by the exons ATGGGTAGCATTGGAAGAAAATGGAGAGAACTTAGTGGGAGAAACAATTGGAAAGGTCTGCTAGACCCTCTAGACATTGATCTTCGGCGTTACATAATACACTACGGAGAACGTGCTCAAGCTACGTACGATGGTTTCAACTCAGAAAAGGCATCAAAGTTTGCTGGGAACAGTCGATATTCTAGGAAGGAGTTCTTTGGCAAAGTTGGTTTGGAAAAAGGGAATCCTTTCAAGTATTTGGTGACCAAGTTCTTGTACGCAACTTCCAAAGCCAGTGACTCTGAGGCGTTTCTCTTGAGGTCGTTTTCGAAGGACGCTTGGTTCATGCAATCGAATTGGATAGGGTATGTTGCTGTTGCCACTGAAGAAGGGAAAGAAGCATTGGGGAGGAGGGACATAGTGGTTGCTTGGAGAGGAACCATTCAGGCTGCAGAATGGGTTAAggattttcattttcatttggATCCTGCGCCGGCCATTTTTGGTGATGCTGCTTCTGCACAAGTTCACCATGGTTTTTACTCTCTTTACACCTCCACGAACCCAGGTTCAAAATTCACCAATACCAGTGCTAGAACCCAG GTGCTTGACGAGGTTGGAAGATTGGTGGAGGAATACAAGAATGAAGAAGTTAGCATAAGTGTTACAGGGCACAGCTTGGGTGCTGCACTTGCAACACTAAATGCAGTGGACATAGCTGCCCAAGGGTTGAACAAACCGAATGACCAACCTCAGAAAGCGTGTCCCATAACTGCATTTGCATACGCTTCTCCTCGTGTAGGAGACTCAAACTTTGAGGATGCCTTCAATGGCTATAAAGATCTGCGAGCACTGCGTATTCGTAATGAAACCGATATTGTCCCCGTTAGTCTCTTTCTAGGCTTTTCCGATGTGGGACAGGAACTAGTGATCGACACTAGAAAATCCAAGTTCTTGAAGGAAGGGGTGAGTGCTCATAACTTGGAGGCTTACTTGCATGGAGTTGCTGGAACGCAAGGGAGAAAGGGAGGGTTCAATTTGGAGGTGAATCGTGACATTGCACTTCTAAACAAGAGCATAGATGCATTGAAAGATGAATATCTTGTTCCTGTGGGATGGAGGGTGCAGGAGAACAAGGGTATGGTTCAACAATCAGATGATACTTGGAAGCTTATGGAGGAAAATGAAGATGGTTTTCAATCCATACATTCCAGTTTATAA